The Engystomops pustulosus chromosome 2, aEngPut4.maternal, whole genome shotgun sequence genomic interval CCACAACTAAACTGTTTAACCTAAATTAGTAAATGATCCAAAACCACAAACAAGAGACATATACAAAGAAAAATATGATGTTTAATCCACAATTTCAATCTGCAACAGTATTTAGCTTTGTTGTTAAAAGCATCAATTTAAGTGCTGTAACAAGAGCACATACCATATGATGTGCCAGGTAAGGAGGAAACATTCACAGGAGGCAGCCATTATGGAGCATGAAAGACCTCTTTACAGCACATAATATAGAATGCTCTTTAAAGTGTCACATTTCAATAAGTTAATGAAAGTCGTATTTCTATCTAGGTCACATTTACTTGAAGTTCTTTGCAAACTCCTCCCCCTTTTTAATAGAAGCCTGCAGCTCTCCCATCGCTTCTGCTACCAGCTTCTCCTCAAAGGGAGAAATTTTTCCAAGACCCAGGTTCTTCTCAATGCCATTTTTCTattaaagaaaggaaaaaaaaaaaaattagcatcaGGACAATGCAGAAGCTGTAGAaataaaagtaccatatatacactCGAGTACAAGCTGAcacttaacacacacaaaaaaaaaaaattatatgttctCTGTATTTGCGTCAGTTTCCTCTGGATCCTCACACTCTAAAATTATACTGTTTTGGCCAATAAACCCAGAATGGGATTTACCTGAACAAAAATACAGCTCTTACATTACACAGACAGGCTGCAATAATTGGCAGCTATAGCTGCCCAGCTTTTATTGGAGAGGGAATATGCCAATTGGCAGCAGTTGTTACTTGCACGGATCACGGCAGTTAGTGGCAACTGTctactgtataatacagcagattcCTGACCGCTATGGAGAGGGTTAAAGGGTTTTTCCtacgaaggcaagttaggccctataaggatagggcctaacttgcagagagaccaccacagatcgcaaaaacctctcatcgctcctcagactaatggagaagaCGCCATGCAAGACCATTCTATTCCATTAATCACTATGGAGCAGAATAGTCATGCATGGCCGTCTTCTCCATTAGTCTAAGGAGCGGTGAAAAGTCTGAGAGATccctcgtttttgcgatctgtggggggACTCTGCACTgagcactgatcagcaagttaggccctatcccgttacCTTCATGAGAAAACTGCTAAGCCGGCAAGTCCTCCATTTATCTTAACCTCTTGAGGATAAATATATACTACCAAcagtcgctaaggggttaaagagattcACACTAGTTTTTAACATAGCTTGGATGTTAAAGCAAGAACATCACTACAGCATTTAATATGAATGTTGACATCCTAGTAATGTTATACATACCCCCAGCAGCAGAGGAGTTGAGAAATATTTGCTCTCAGTCTCTTCAGATCTAACAAATGAACATTCGATGACACCCTCTTTCCCATTCATGGCATCCAGCAGAGAAAAGACAAATCGTGCACCTGCATAGGCCATAGACAGAGTTGCAGACCCTGAAAAGATATAGAACAGCAAGTTTGTACAGTTttcaatcacaaaaaaaaaagactgcttaaaaacgtgctgaaaatgcattcaaaacgccacctgtgacatcacccttagcatAAAAGCAATTTCTCAGATCCCAACTCACCTGCTCCTGCTTTCGCTTTGACCACTTCTGTTCCAGCCTCTTGGATCCTGAAGGTCAAGGCTTCCAATTGATCTTGAGGGAATTCTACTTTAGGTGTGCACTGGATAGGaaggaagaaataaagaaaataaagaaacaCTGCAGCATAAcctttttatatttaaatttgCAGAACCATACAaatgcttgttatctgtgggacaagttGTACTTCCTATCGGTTACATTTAATATGCTTTGAAACACGGGCACCTATGCATTTTCTCTTTAAATCATGCCCAAAAAAAACCACAACCCTTTAGCTCTGCCATGAGGTGAGCATGTGGTGCATTGGAAGGAGagtatgcaagttttttttttttttttttaaatatacttttgTACAAgcctaggtggggggggggggggggggttctgcacTTTTTCTGCTGAACAACTTGGCTTATACAGCATTTCTATTTTAGGAACCAAGAGAATACAATATGAATCCTGGAGTCTTCTCAGTGATCCCATAAGCAGGGTACAGGTTACAATGAAAGACAAAAATATGCTTATTAGCCTTTGTGCTCTGTGTATGTCACTCAGGGCAATAATTATGAAcgtctcctgtgtgacatcaggatCCAACAGGGGATAATGTGCACAGTAGTATAGAACAAGGTGATAAAATAACCTACAATACAAGTGTGAAGTGATTGATGGCCTACCATTAACCATACCAATGTGATGTCTTATCACACAGAGCCTAGAGCAATGACTAGAGCCTCTTCACTGCCATTCCCAAACACACAGTTCACATTCATAGGGTTGGTTCACTGTAGCTCATAGCATGCCAAAAAAGGCAAGTAAAAGAAAGTGCTATGAAGTGCAGATGGACAACAAAACTACTTGTTTTGGTGTCCAAATGAATGGCATAGCACCCTCTCCCCCCTGGTATGCATCTTTTACAAGAATCttgaataaaaaaggaaaagaatatTTACTGAGCAGAAACAGGCAAGTGCCTCGTTTATAATGGATTTAGCACCACCTGCTACTGCATGAAGCCTTGTTCAACCACATATGCATGTTAAAGAGGGGATGTATAAGCAGTAGTCAACTTGGTGAGGTTCATACAGGACAATTCAGTCATATTGGAAGAAAAGTTTCTATGAAAAATTGCTTAGTGGCATTCATCTTCATATCATCATACCTGGGAGATCAGTGGAATAATTGTTTTGCCAGCATGGCCACCAACCACAGGAACATTAACACGAGCAGGATCCAGTCCCTGAAGATAAATATACATTACAAATATTTTATTAACATATTATAGATAAGTGATATTATTCATGCATATCTATTGATTTAAAATTCTATATTGCATATAATAAAGATGACATTATAAAATATTATGATCTACAATAATCTGCATGATACCATGAAGATCACACTGAAGAAAGTTTAATTGTTACAAAGGGTTGGGCTATTGCAGGGGTACTCAAGCCCAAGTTGAAAGGAAAAACCATAAAACGGAGACAAGCCACATCTACAGTTTTTGTATTTACGATCAACTGCCCCATGGGGTCACATACAAAGGAACGCAAGGACAAAGTATAACTGATACAGTGAAACCCTCTGACCTCCACCTTGACCTAACCTCGAGACTCACAGCCAGTATTCTGTATCAGTCACATGTCCAAGTATATATACTGCAACCTTAATGTCAATGGTCAAATGGAACATATTATATGAATTCAGAGTTTATGCGGTCACCCATGTAAAATATTTTGAAAGAATAAAGGACACATTATATAATTAACAATTACCTTTAGTTCTGCAACAAAGGTGTTGGCCCTTACAATGTCAAGTGTAGTAACACCAAAAATGTGGTTAGGATTATAAACACCATGCTTCTTGAACATTTCCGAAGTGATAGGAATTGTGGAGTTAACCTAtatcagggaaaaaaaaaaaaaaaaattttgacatcAACAGTACATGGCTTCCTCCCTCCATTTCTATGCAAGCATCAAGAACAGCCAACCAAGCATAactcccatagaaatgaatgtgaTAACTGCTGAAGATTATGGTGAAGCATTCAATTCACTACAAAAGTAcagaatattaattttttttcataaacttaCTGGATTTGCAATAATGCAGATCATGGCTTCTGGACATGTTTTTGCACAGGCTTCAGTTAGAGTTGCGACAATAGATGCATTGGTGTTGAAGAGATCATCACGGGTCATTCCTGGATCGAAAAGAAAACATAGGCTGCCATATTACTGCAAACTACTATACGCATTATCTGTATCCGCAGTCACATTTGCAATTAAATTTAGAAGCGCAATGCACGTGCCAAGGGGAGGGGCTCAGCCTAATCACATACACATCTCCATTGTAAACGCCTGCCATCAGTAATGAGCACCTGGTGTTTTGTATTGGTTACCTATCAGATGCGTTTCAAGACATACACAATTGGACTAGGATCTTCCCAGTGGCATTTGCACTGCTTTGCGTAGAACTCACCAGGCTTTCTAGGGACACCAGCGGGGATGACTACTACATCAGCACCTTTCAAGCTTTCTGGTAGTTGCTCTGCTCCAATGTATCCTGAAATAATAGGGTCCATTATACAAAACAAAACCTACTGGAAAGAATTATCACTTTGACATTTTAGAAGACAGCCCAATATAGAAGGCCTGTGCCAATGACTGAACTGAGATTTATTAATCTACTAAAGGCAGGTGTACAATTAGTATCTACAAATACATAGGCATTTGTAATGCATACAGACACATTTTAGGAGAGGGGGAATACATGATTGATGTTTTCAGAAGCAGCAccacggtttaaaaaaaaaaaaaaaaaaaacctgatgcaaATATGGCTGAACCTCAACATAAAACTGATAATTGGTCACACCCCGCCCCCCCTTTACAATCCAGGATTTGCTACTGAACGATTACATTTCTTTGCGTCCCATAGAGAGCGATGAAACTGGGCCATCCACCAGAGAGAAGTGCTCTCAGCATCAGAGCCGGCCTAATGGTAGGTTCCACAATCACTTCTCACCTATTAGCCTTTGAGGGATCATTCACCAATATCCAACAGTAATACATTTCTTTAGAATTCCTGCTTATACACAGTCACATTTGTATTTGTCACTTTACCTGTCACCTTAGCTCTGGTTTCAATGTGGCTCAGGTCTGCAGCTACGCCAGGTGTGTGGGCAATATCATAGAGAGCGAGGTTGTTTATTAAAGGACTGTTCTTTAGCAGGAGAGAAAGAGGCTGCCCGATTCCTCCGGATGCACCCAGTACAGCGACTCGAGCATTGTTCTAAAAGAGACAAAATGTTACATtctgttacaggcagtccctgggttacaagatagggtccagaggtttgttcttaagttgaatttgtatgcaagtcgaaattgtagatccagacaaaaaaaaaaaaaattttggccccagtgacaattggcgtttaaacattttttgctgtaatgggaccaatgattatcaatgcagctgattattgcaatctgggactatagtaaagcattcagtaagcttcaccagaggtcagaggcgtctgtctgtaactatgggttgcctGTAAGTTGAGTGTCTAAGTAGGGGACGCCTGCATAATAAAACTCTGCATGAGAGGCATAACAGGGACAATACTGTATCTACCAAGTATGGATTTGTTATATCACCTGCAGTCAGCTAGGTCAGGAGTGCATGGGGCCTGAGGGCAGCACCACATGACCTTCACAGAAGACATTACTGTCACCTTTACACAAATCAATCCAGCAGACTCTGACCCGGGGAATTACTGGGAAGGGACAGGGCAAGTGATGCAACTACCAGTCATTTTATAGCCTACTTTATCAGATCATTACACAAGTTTCTTTTATAGCATTTATATAGGACACTGACCACATTAAGTTTGTTAAGTAGGAGTCTACGTTTAGACACCACATAACAGCCAACCGTCCACAAAGAGCGTTACATAGGAGTTTAGTggaggatataaaaaaaaaaaaaaaaaaaaaaaaaaaattgcgctGCAATACCCTACACATCCCATGGACAGTGGTGGCGCTGCACACAAGAGTAAGCCAGGCCTGCCGCATTCGTGGTACGGGATACAACTAGACGCAGGCGAGGAAAGTCATTAGCGGGACATGCTCAGTGACATGAGGAGTAATCCCCGCCTGCACTaatccctatatacagtgtagtataggccTGGATCACCAGCGCATGCCTGATGTATGGGGACTGCAGGACAGGCAGCTCAGTACCGGCCCTACCGCTCACTACATGGGGAAGTCCTTGTTCAATGTCAGTCTCCGGAGGAGAACACGGTAATGAAGTTCCCGGACACGCCGGCCATCAGCACAGCGCCTCCCAGAGTGTGCACCCTGTACGCGGGTACCTGTGCGCTGGTGGAGAGTCCCCGGATTAGGCCGGACGCGGCGGGTCTTGCGATACGGGAGAACATGATGGTCACAGGGGCAGAGACTACGAGCTGCAGACTGGGCAACCAGTGACTCGAACGACCTCCAGCAGCAGAGACAGCGCACAGCGAGGAGGCGGGGCTAAGCGGGAACGTCTTACGTCACGAATAACCTTCCGTCCGGCGTATCGCATATAAAGGCGGCTGCAGATGAGTGCGCATGCGTAGTGTACTGAATAGAGGCGGTTTTGCGTTCTGCTCTTGAGTCATGTAACTTTATGAAACACTGGCTTCCAGCTAAGGTCTATAATATCGACTCCCACAAACTGTAATGTTACCAATACAGTGTCTTATAAAGCCACTATAAAACATTGAGTCAGTGTCATGTGACGCCGGCGCAGGAACTCCTCCCATAACAACGACTAGGGCGTTCCTAGCGACAGCAGACACAGGGGTAGCTTGTGTCGATATACGAGTGGACGTGGGACCGGTGTAGTGTATCCCACGACGGTAAGTACATGGTTGTAGGGGCTACTGCACACTGAGCCTTGTACTGTATGTACCTCCATTTACTTCCAGATGTATTCTATAATACTTCATACAAATCAAACTGCAATGGTGCATCCTATAGAGCCGTGTATCAGAGGGCAGTGTGCTGGTCAGTGTTTCATCAGTATCTGAAAGCTACAGCAGAGGTGGAGAATAAACATGGAAGTGCTCTCTTCATCATCAGCTTTCTCTGTGTGGGCTCCACTACTAGTTTTGGAATATGCTGATCACTATACTGGAGTCTGATTAGGCTTTAGGATGACCTGTGAGCAGTGAAGGTATTAAGGAAAACTGACACTCTTATTGGGACCTGACAGCAGCTCCTAAACCACATCAGTGCATGGGCATTGTTAGGAGGTGGCAATCGACTACTACAGTATAATCCCTATTATGCCCTTCCAGAGAAGCAGTATATTAAGAATATATTTACAACAACATTTCAGAATATGGTATCCTTGATCAGGGCACTCAAAAGATAATAATAAACAATGTAAAAATTCTTAACATTTCTCTTTACTTGGTGACCAAAATTACTATGTCTTTTTGTTATGGGACCCAGGGGTGTAGTAAAAATGCTATACTCACCATAGGCCTCTGTTTGTAAATATAGAGGCTCAGCATCAACTTGCTCCAACAAcaattgctttaaccccttcaggactcagcctattttggcctttaggacgcggccccatttttcaaatctgccctgtgtcactataagtggttatagctttggaacgctataagatatccaggggattttgagattgttttctcgtgacacgttgtacttcaaattagtttaaaaatttgtatgatatcttttgtgtttagttatgaaaaaaatgatatttcgcccaaaaaaattctaaattctctacttttgaagcagatagtcatagcacccaaataatttcataacttacatttcccaaatgtctgctttatattggcatggtTTTTGTAATATTCCacttattttactagaatgttatgaggcttagaatttaggtgccgttttaaactttttttgaaaaatcaccaaaacccgtatttagatggacctgctcaacttcctgtatacactcaagtataagccgacccgagtataagccgagacccctaattttaccaccaaaaactggaaaaaaactatagactcgagtataatccgagggtgggaaatgcattggtcacagtcccccccagtatatagccagcctgcccccagcagtatatagtcaccaagctcccagtagtatacagccagcccctgtagtattcagcctgtcccatgtagtatacagccagccacccctagtagtatacagccagccccatgtagtatacagccagccagctcctagtagtataccgccaccagccccctgtagtatacagccagcctgccccctgcagtatacagccagcctgccccctgcagtatacagcgagccagcccctagtagcatacagccagccagcccctagtattatACGGCcagtgtgcccccagtagtatactgccagtctgcccccagtagtatacagccagcttgcccccagtagtatacagcctgtctccatgtagtatacagccagcctgccccatgtagtatacagccagccagcccccagtaggccccccgcggctcttcttctttcttctgtcatggatgcagccatgttttcttctagcaggcgcatactatgacgtggctgctgctgacgtcatagtatgcgcctgatGGAAGAAAACATGTACGCATTCATGACagaataaagaagacagaagaaagaagaagagccgcggggaagaaagaagacgggacgcaccGACATCTGGGAGCCACGTGGAGCattgggccgccggagggtgagtatgtaagtttttttttttttttaagtgctcgtaatagactcgtgtataagccgaggggacgtttttcaacacattttttggctATATACggtagtatatacggtagtatatacggtaattgactgtgagaggcctaaatactaGCAAGAATAGTAAATTATCCCATTATGGAAACAACACACCTCAACACACTTCtcaaaaaagcacttttaagaagtttgttaacccttgagGTGTGTTAaaggaattaaaacaaaatggaggtgcggtctcaaattgtaatatttttggacaatacattcattttgggcggaaaattaaacattcgtaacggattaaataaaaaaaaggctcCGCAAAATGTAATACCCAATTTTTC includes:
- the MDH2 gene encoding malate dehydrogenase, mitochondrial isoform X2 — protein: MTRDDLFNTNASIVATLTEACAKTCPEAMICIIANPVNSTIPITSEMFKKHGVYNPNHIFGVTTLDIVRANTFVAELKGLDPARVNVPVVGGHAGKTIIPLISQCTPKVEFPQDQLEALTFRIQEAGTEVVKAKAGAGSATLSMAYAGARFVFSLLDAMNGKEGVIECSFVRSEETESKYFSTPLLLGKNGIEKNLGLGKISPFEEKLVAEAMGELQASIKKGEEFAKNFK
- the MDH2 gene encoding malate dehydrogenase, mitochondrial isoform X1 produces the protein MFSRIARPAASGLIRGLSTSAQNNARVAVLGASGGIGQPLSLLLKNSPLINNLALYDIAHTPGVAADLSHIETRAKVTGYIGAEQLPESLKGADVVVIPAGVPRKPGMTRDDLFNTNASIVATLTEACAKTCPEAMICIIANPVNSTIPITSEMFKKHGVYNPNHIFGVTTLDIVRANTFVAELKGLDPARVNVPVVGGHAGKTIIPLISQCTPKVEFPQDQLEALTFRIQEAGTEVVKAKAGAGSATLSMAYAGARFVFSLLDAMNGKEGVIECSFVRSEETESKYFSTPLLLGKNGIEKNLGLGKISPFEEKLVAEAMGELQASIKKGEEFAKNFK